One Peribacillus simplex NBRC 15720 = DSM 1321 genomic region harbors:
- the coaBC gene encoding bifunctional phosphopantothenoylcysteine decarboxylase/phosphopantothenate--cysteine ligase CoaBC codes for MLIDKKVLLCVTGGIAVYKAAALTSKLTQEGAHVKVIMSESARKFVTPLTFQALSRNDVYTDTFDEKDSSVIAHIDLADWADIILLAPATANVIGKVANGIADDMITTTLLATEAPVWVAPAMNVHMYAHPAVQKNMETLRSFGYQFIEPGEGYLACGYVGKGRLEEPETIVEHLNRYFGERKSEQQPLKGKKYLITAGPTREAIDPVRFVTNHSSGKMGYALAEQAIEMGAEVTLITGPVNLTPHSKARVIQVESAADMYDAVFDQFDSSDVVIMTAAVADYKPKIYHAQKMKKQPGENVIEFERTKDILKELGENKTHQILVGFAAETNNVEEYARGKLVKKNADMIVANNVTVAGAGFGTDTNIVTIYDKDGSATELPKMSKADIAKSILAEVSRTQKE; via the coding sequence ATGCTTATCGATAAAAAAGTACTTCTTTGTGTCACCGGCGGGATTGCTGTATATAAGGCTGCTGCCCTGACAAGTAAATTAACTCAGGAAGGTGCACATGTTAAAGTGATCATGAGTGAATCGGCACGTAAATTCGTGACGCCGCTCACCTTTCAAGCCCTTTCGAGAAATGATGTATACACAGATACTTTTGATGAGAAGGATTCTTCAGTCATTGCCCATATCGACTTGGCTGATTGGGCTGATATCATCCTGTTGGCTCCAGCTACAGCGAATGTCATTGGCAAGGTAGCCAATGGAATCGCGGATGATATGATCACGACCACACTACTGGCAACGGAAGCACCTGTTTGGGTTGCTCCGGCAATGAACGTGCACATGTACGCCCACCCAGCGGTTCAGAAAAATATGGAGACACTACGGTCGTTTGGATATCAATTCATTGAACCGGGTGAAGGGTATTTGGCCTGCGGTTATGTAGGGAAGGGACGATTGGAGGAACCAGAAACTATCGTAGAACATCTTAATCGATATTTCGGTGAACGCAAATCAGAGCAACAGCCTCTAAAAGGAAAGAAATATTTGATAACGGCAGGACCGACTCGTGAAGCAATCGATCCGGTGCGTTTCGTAACGAATCATTCCAGCGGCAAAATGGGCTATGCCCTAGCTGAGCAGGCAATTGAAATGGGCGCTGAGGTAACATTGATTACTGGCCCAGTGAACTTGACGCCACATTCCAAGGCTAGAGTAATACAAGTGGAATCAGCAGCAGATATGTATGATGCGGTATTCGATCAGTTCGATTCCAGTGACGTCGTAATCATGACGGCTGCAGTGGCTGACTATAAACCGAAGATTTATCATGCTCAAAAGATGAAAAAGCAGCCAGGGGAAAATGTGATTGAATTTGAACGGACAAAGGATATCCTTAAAGAACTCGGTGAAAATAAAACTCATCAGATCTTGGTAGGCTTTGCGGCTGAAACGAACAACGTTGAAGAATACGCAAGAGGAAAATTAGTCAAAAAGAATGCAGATATGATCGTTGCCAATAATGTTACAGTCGCAGGGGCAGGATTTGGAACGGATACGAACATCGTGACCATTTACGATAAAGATGGAAGTGCGACAGAACTTCCAAAAATGAGTAAAGCGGATATAGCTAAAAGCATCCTGGCAGAAGTATCTCGCACGCAAAAGGAATGA
- the remA gene encoding extracellular matrix/biofilm regulator RemA, translated as MSIKLINIGFGNIVSANRIVSIVSPESAPIKRIIQDARDRGSLIDATYGRRTRAVIITDSDHVILSAVQPETVAARLQDRDDSVEEG; from the coding sequence ATGTCAATCAAGCTCATTAATATTGGTTTTGGGAATATCGTTTCCGCAAACAGGATCGTATCCATCGTGAGCCCTGAATCGGCTCCGATTAAAAGGATCATTCAAGACGCCCGAGACCGCGGATCCTTAATAGATGCTACATATGGTAGAAGAACTAGGGCCGTTATAATTACAGACAGCGACCATGTTATCTTATCTGCCGTTCAACCGGAAACGGTTGCCGCACGGCTTCAAGATAGAGATGACAGCGTAGAAGAGGGGTAA
- a CDS encoding YicC/YloC family endoribonuclease — MVTSMTGYGRDEAENEQVKVFAEIKTVNHRFCEYTIRMPRQLLVLEEKVKKKANQYIRRGRVEIFITVEGESLVSKKVKIDWDLADQYVGLMDEVKGKYNLESSITLQDMLQLESIFMTEEVPAVPADLESLLLKAVTGALGNLKKMRNLEGQELALDMKRQLNKFGEIVAGVKMLAPSVVEKYKARLEIKLAELTEGLIEDSRIVTESAIFADKCDINEELTRLDSHVQQFSRTLTHSEPIGRKLDFLVQEMNREVNTIGSKANDSAITKEVVEMKSLLEKLKEQVQNIE, encoded by the coding sequence ATGGTTACCAGTATGACGGGCTATGGAAGAGATGAAGCGGAAAACGAACAGGTCAAGGTTTTTGCCGAAATTAAGACCGTGAACCATCGTTTTTGTGAATATACGATTCGAATGCCGCGCCAGCTTTTGGTTTTGGAAGAAAAGGTAAAGAAGAAGGCGAATCAATACATAAGAAGGGGACGGGTGGAAATCTTCATTACAGTGGAAGGTGAGAGCCTGGTTTCCAAAAAGGTGAAGATCGATTGGGATCTTGCTGATCAGTATGTGGGTTTGATGGATGAAGTCAAGGGAAAATACAATCTGGAAAGTTCCATTACCTTACAGGATATGCTGCAACTTGAATCGATTTTCATGACGGAAGAAGTACCTGCGGTTCCTGCCGATTTGGAATCCCTGTTATTGAAGGCTGTCACGGGGGCATTGGGAAATCTGAAAAAAATGCGGAATCTGGAAGGTCAGGAACTGGCCTTGGACATGAAACGCCAGCTTAATAAGTTTGGTGAGATTGTTGCAGGGGTCAAAATGCTTGCACCTTCAGTCGTCGAAAAATATAAAGCCCGGCTGGAAATCAAACTGGCCGAGTTGACTGAAGGATTGATTGAAGATAGTCGCATTGTGACAGAATCGGCCATTTTTGCTGACAAATGTGATATAAATGAAGAACTGACCAGACTCGATAGCCATGTACAGCAATTTTCAAGGACGCTTACCCATAGTGAACCAATTGGAAGAAAACTTGACTTCCTTGTCCAGGAAATGAATAGGGAAGTCAATACGATTGGATCAAAGGCAAATGATTCGGCCATTACCAAAGAAGTGGTGGAAATGAAAAGTCTGCTTGAAAAATTAAAGGAACAGGTTCAAAATATCGAGTAG
- a CDS encoding Rqc2 family fibronectin-binding protein: MSFDGLFTKAMTEEIASLLKGGRINKVHQPYKNEVILVVRAGGKNHKLLLSAHPSYSRVQLTEESYENPKEAPMFCMLLRKHLEGYTIEDIYQYELDRMIIFEVKGRNELGDVSQKQLIIEIMGRHSNIVLVDKERNMILDSIKHVSHAVNSYRAILPGQEYKAPPAQEKNNPFEATEDDIRKNIDFNAGKLDRQLVAHFSGVSPLVAKEAVYRAGLANSTTLPSAFLRIIQEISEQNYAATIKQDGNKEVFYMLALEHLTGNQRTFSSLSEMLDRYYFGKAERDRVKQKSQDVERFITNEIEKNSKKIGKLERTLKDTERGEQYQLFGELLTANLYQMKKGMKEIEVVNYYDEEQSMVTIPLDPLKNPSDNAQKYFSRYQKSKNAVGVVQEQIEKTKLELAYFEALHQQLQSASPRDIEEIREELQEEGYIRQKKKKGMKKPANAKPQLETYYATDGDLIFVGKNNKQNDYLTNKFARRDEIWLHTKDIPGSHVVIRNEAPSEKTIKEAAVLAAFFSKAKQSSSVPVDFTQVRHVKKPNGSKPGFVIYDQQQTVYITPDADTVIRLKEAVKD, from the coding sequence ATGTCATTTGATGGATTATTTACGAAAGCGATGACGGAAGAAATCGCTTCTTTATTAAAAGGTGGACGAATCAATAAGGTCCATCAACCTTATAAAAATGAAGTAATACTGGTTGTTCGTGCTGGAGGTAAGAACCATAAGCTCTTATTATCAGCACACCCAAGTTATTCAAGGGTGCAATTGACCGAGGAAAGTTACGAAAACCCCAAAGAAGCACCCATGTTCTGTATGCTTCTTAGGAAGCACCTCGAAGGCTATACGATAGAAGATATTTATCAATATGAACTTGATAGGATGATCATTTTTGAAGTGAAGGGCCGCAATGAGCTCGGTGATGTCTCTCAAAAGCAGTTAATCATCGAAATCATGGGGCGTCACAGCAACATTGTTTTAGTCGATAAAGAACGTAATATGATTTTGGACAGCATTAAGCACGTTTCACATGCCGTTAACAGTTATCGGGCGATATTGCCCGGTCAGGAATATAAGGCTCCGCCCGCACAAGAAAAGAATAATCCCTTCGAGGCTACCGAGGATGATATCAGGAAAAATATTGACTTCAATGCAGGAAAGCTGGATCGGCAGCTTGTTGCCCATTTTTCAGGAGTTTCACCATTAGTTGCAAAGGAAGCCGTCTACCGGGCTGGACTTGCCAACAGCACGACCCTTCCATCAGCTTTTTTAAGGATTATCCAAGAAATATCGGAACAGAACTATGCTGCGACGATCAAACAAGATGGAAATAAAGAAGTTTTTTATATGCTTGCACTAGAGCATCTGACTGGAAATCAACGTACGTTTTCTTCATTGAGCGAGATGCTCGACCGCTATTACTTCGGAAAGGCAGAAAGAGATCGGGTTAAGCAAAAGAGCCAGGATGTAGAACGTTTCATTACTAATGAAATCGAAAAGAACTCAAAAAAAATCGGGAAGCTCGAACGTACATTAAAAGATACAGAACGCGGAGAACAGTATCAGTTGTTCGGTGAGCTGCTTACAGCTAATCTATATCAAATGAAAAAAGGCATGAAGGAAATAGAAGTTGTCAATTATTATGATGAAGAACAAAGTATGGTCACCATCCCGCTTGACCCATTAAAAAATCCATCAGATAATGCACAAAAGTACTTCTCCAGATATCAAAAGTCCAAAAATGCAGTCGGAGTCGTCCAAGAACAAATCGAAAAAACAAAATTGGAATTGGCCTACTTTGAAGCCTTGCATCAGCAGCTCCAATCAGCGTCACCTAGAGATATAGAGGAGATTCGCGAAGAACTACAGGAAGAAGGATACATTAGGCAAAAAAAGAAAAAAGGCATGAAAAAGCCTGCAAATGCAAAACCGCAGCTTGAAACTTATTATGCTACAGATGGAGATCTCATTTTTGTCGGGAAGAATAATAAACAAAATGATTATCTTACGAATAAGTTTGCACGCCGTGATGAAATATGGCTTCATACCAAAGATATACCTGGCTCACATGTTGTGATTCGAAATGAAGCGCCAAGTGAAAAAACGATAAAAGAGGCAGCCGTATTAGCAGCTTTCTTCAGTAAAGCAAAGCAATCGAGCTCAGTCCCTGTTGACTTCACACAAGTTCGCCATGTTAAGAAACCGAATGGTTCTAAGCCCGGGTTCGTGATCTACGACCAGCAGCAGACCGTATATATTACACCGGATGCCGATACCGTCATACGCTTAAAGGAAGCGGTAAAGGATTAA
- a CDS encoding calcium-translocating P-type ATPase, SERCA-type, with protein sequence MEFKEMNNQEMEKALQTNVTHGLDDDEVKDRLRKHGFNELKEGEKQSAILLFFAQFKDFMVIVLLAATLVSGILGEYIDAIAIMAIVFLNGLLGFFQERKAEKSLDALKEMAAPQVNVLRDGQWLKIPSREVAVGDILKFSSGDRIGADLRIIDHSSLEIEESALTGESLPAVKCSDPLMNEVEGIGDQENMAFMGTMVTRGNGVGIVTATGMNTAMGKIADLLQTAETKETPLQRRLEQLGKILIVTALILTVIVVLTGVIQGHDLYTMFLAGVSLAVAAIPEGLPAIVTVALSLGVQRMIKQKAIVRKLPAVETLGCATVICSDKTGTLTQNKMTVTKVWSGGKTWDVGGTGYNPVGEFSLEGVSVAPKNHNALLQIITFGMLCNKAELKENGKQYILDGDPTEGAMLVAAMKAGLTREHLSKRFTIVKEFPFDSNRKMMSVIVKDDKDNHFVIVKGAPDVLIAQSDTILWEGRSEILNRESKERVQQDMNGLASQALRMIAVGYKPLSKGTILLHEAEAERNLTFMGLQGMIDPPRPEVKQAVKECRDAGIKTVMITGDHVITAKAIAKELGILKGKDRVLEGRQLADMEVGELEEVVESVSVFARVSPEHKLKIVKALQNKGHVVAMTGDGVNDAPAIKSADIGISMGITGTDVAKEASSLILVDDNFATIKSAIKEGRNIYENIRKFIRYLLASNVGEILVMFFAMLCALPLPLIPIQILFVNLVTDGLPAMALGLDAAEEDVMKRNPRNANEGVFGRGLGWKIISRGFLIGISTLIAFYVVYRANPDNLAYAQTIAFATLVLAQLIHVFDCRSEHSIFSRNPFGNLYLVGAVLSSLLLMVAVMYVQPLQTIFHTVPISGRDWLLVIGMASIPTFLLAGTFLARKAQ encoded by the coding sequence ATGGAGTTCAAGGAAATGAATAATCAAGAAATGGAGAAAGCGCTTCAAACAAACGTTACACACGGTTTGGACGATGATGAAGTAAAGGACAGGCTGCGTAAGCATGGCTTTAACGAATTGAAGGAAGGAGAAAAACAGTCTGCCATTCTTTTATTTTTCGCCCAATTCAAAGATTTCATGGTTATAGTTTTACTTGCCGCGACGTTAGTCTCCGGGATATTGGGTGAATATATCGATGCGATTGCCATCATGGCGATTGTTTTTTTGAATGGATTACTTGGTTTTTTTCAAGAACGGAAAGCTGAAAAATCCCTGGATGCGCTAAAGGAAATGGCAGCGCCGCAAGTTAACGTTCTTCGGGATGGCCAATGGCTGAAAATCCCTTCGAGAGAAGTCGCTGTAGGGGATATCCTGAAGTTCTCGAGCGGTGACCGAATTGGTGCCGATTTACGGATCATCGACCATTCAAGCCTTGAAATAGAAGAGTCTGCACTTACCGGCGAGTCACTTCCTGCTGTTAAATGTTCTGATCCGTTGATGAATGAGGTCGAAGGTATCGGTGATCAGGAAAATATGGCTTTTATGGGAACGATGGTAACAAGAGGAAATGGAGTCGGGATCGTAACCGCTACAGGAATGAATACGGCAATGGGCAAGATTGCGGACCTCCTACAGACTGCAGAAACAAAAGAAACACCGCTTCAACGGCGGTTGGAGCAGCTAGGCAAAATTTTGATCGTCACGGCTTTAATATTAACTGTAATCGTGGTCCTTACTGGCGTCATTCAAGGGCATGACCTCTATACGATGTTTTTGGCCGGAGTATCCTTGGCTGTTGCAGCGATTCCCGAAGGCTTGCCAGCCATTGTGACCGTAGCCTTGTCTTTAGGCGTTCAGCGAATGATCAAACAAAAAGCGATTGTCCGCAAGCTTCCTGCCGTAGAAACGCTTGGCTGCGCAACGGTGATTTGCTCAGATAAGACAGGTACACTGACACAAAACAAAATGACGGTGACGAAGGTTTGGAGTGGAGGGAAAACTTGGGATGTCGGCGGTACTGGTTATAATCCTGTCGGAGAGTTTTCTTTAGAGGGAGTTTCAGTTGCACCGAAAAACCATAATGCCTTGCTTCAAATTATTACATTCGGCATGCTCTGTAACAAAGCAGAGTTAAAGGAGAATGGTAAACAATATATTTTAGACGGTGATCCGACAGAAGGGGCGATGTTGGTCGCAGCAATGAAAGCGGGATTGACGAGGGAACACTTGTCTAAGAGGTTTACGATAGTCAAGGAGTTTCCATTTGACTCGAACCGCAAAATGATGAGTGTCATAGTGAAGGATGATAAAGATAATCATTTCGTCATCGTAAAAGGGGCCCCTGACGTATTGATCGCCCAGTCCGACACGATTCTTTGGGAAGGAAGGTCGGAAATATTAAATCGGGAGAGTAAGGAAAGGGTGCAACAGGACATGAATGGTCTTGCATCGCAGGCACTTCGAATGATTGCTGTTGGTTATAAACCCCTTTCAAAAGGAACGATTTTGCTTCATGAAGCTGAAGCCGAGCGCAATTTGACCTTCATGGGACTGCAGGGCATGATCGATCCCCCACGTCCGGAAGTGAAGCAGGCAGTTAAGGAATGCCGGGATGCCGGGATCAAAACTGTCATGATTACTGGCGACCATGTAATAACCGCAAAGGCAATAGCTAAAGAACTTGGTATTTTAAAAGGAAAAGACCGTGTACTTGAAGGTCGGCAATTGGCGGACATGGAAGTCGGGGAACTTGAGGAAGTTGTAGAAAGTGTTTCGGTATTTGCCCGCGTTTCCCCGGAACATAAGTTAAAAATCGTAAAAGCCTTGCAAAATAAAGGACATGTCGTTGCAATGACAGGGGATGGTGTCAATGATGCTCCTGCGATAAAATCAGCGGATATTGGTATATCAATGGGCATCACGGGGACTGATGTCGCTAAGGAAGCTTCATCCTTGATATTGGTTGACGATAATTTTGCCACGATTAAATCAGCCATCAAAGAAGGCAGGAATATTTATGAAAACATCAGGAAGTTCATCCGTTACCTGCTTGCTTCCAATGTTGGGGAGATTTTGGTCATGTTTTTTGCGATGCTATGTGCCTTGCCATTACCTTTGATACCAATCCAGATCTTATTCGTGAACCTTGTAACCGACGGACTGCCTGCGATGGCGTTAGGCCTGGATGCCGCAGAAGAAGATGTAATGAAAAGGAATCCAAGAAATGCTAATGAAGGTGTTTTTGGAAGAGGGCTTGGCTGGAAGATCATCTCACGCGGTTTTCTGATCGGGATTTCTACATTGATCGCATTTTATGTAGTATATCGTGCAAATCCGGATAACCTTGCTTATGCACAAACGATTGCGTTCGCTACCTTGGTCCTGGCTCAGCTAATACATGTATTCGATTGCAGAAGCGAACATTCGATTTTCTCGAGAAATCCATTCGGAAACCTTTATCTAGTGGGGGCGGTATTGTCCTCCCTATTATTGATGGTAGCCGTCATGTATGTGCAGCCTTTACAAACAATCTTTCATACGGTACCGATTTCGGGAAGGGATTGGCTATTAGTAATAGGAATGGCATCCATTCCAACTTTTTTACTGGCTGGAACCTTTTTAGCAAGAAAAGCACAATGA
- the priA gene encoding primosomal protein N', giving the protein MDIASVIVDVPAKQTDREFDYRIPEKWKQVIKPGMRVIVPFGPRMVQGFVTGLKAKSDFAKLRYIKEPMDLEPILNDELLQLGDWLTKEAMCFKISALQAMLPAAMKAKYEKVIKVVEAKKDQLPPFIQNLFGKNDSISWKDVIEGENASLFQKEMQNGNLELVYNVKNRLNKKTVRVIKSVLSPKELKEMASAMSSHAKKQQELLHYFIEHQEPIPLKELLELINTSSGTVKSLVSKGALAEMDQEIYRDPYENRVFEKSTPFTLTAEQAAALKPIHEKIHHDEHDVFLLYGVTGSGKTEVYLQAIASVIEKGKEAIMLVPEISLTPQTVKRFKERFGEQVAVMHSGLSVGEKYDEWRKIHRKEVKVVVGARSAVFAPFENLGLVIIDEEHESSYKQEETPRYHARDVAIERAKSYRCPVILGSATPTLESFARAKKNVYKLLTLSQRMNKNVLPAVDIVDMREELRTGNRSMFSELLFTKLKDRLEKGEQTVLMLNKRGHSSFVMCRSCGLVINCPNCDISLTYHRFNDIMKCHYCGFEEGMPSVCPECESEHIRFFGTGTQKVEEELAKILPEARVIRMDVDTTSKKGSHERLLNAFGEGKADILLGTQMIAKGLDFPNITLVGVLSADTMLHLPDFRSSEKTFQLLTQVSGRAGRHQLPGEVVIQTYTPEHYSIELSALQDYDAFYEREMHLRRQSHYPPYYYVVLITVSHEDLMKTVSVTEKITNYLGSRLNRDSIVLGPVASPISRINNRYRYQCLIKYKREPDLNQHLRTLLEHYQKETAQNHLQISIDLNPQIMM; this is encoded by the coding sequence ATGGATATAGCATCTGTCATTGTGGATGTACCTGCTAAACAAACGGATCGAGAATTCGACTATCGCATACCTGAAAAGTGGAAACAAGTCATCAAGCCCGGAATGCGAGTAATCGTCCCTTTTGGTCCAAGAATGGTGCAGGGATTCGTCACAGGCTTAAAAGCTAAAAGCGACTTTGCGAAATTACGCTATATAAAAGAACCAATGGATTTGGAGCCGATCCTTAATGATGAATTGCTTCAGTTGGGTGACTGGTTGACCAAAGAGGCGATGTGTTTTAAAATTTCAGCGCTACAGGCCATGCTTCCGGCAGCGATGAAAGCAAAGTATGAAAAAGTGATCAAAGTCGTTGAAGCTAAAAAGGATCAGCTCCCTCCCTTCATTCAAAACCTTTTCGGAAAAAATGATTCAATATCTTGGAAAGACGTGATTGAAGGGGAGAACGCTTCCCTCTTCCAAAAGGAAATGCAAAATGGCAATCTTGAGCTCGTATATAATGTGAAAAACCGACTTAATAAGAAGACGGTCCGTGTCATTAAATCTGTGCTTTCCCCTAAGGAACTGAAAGAAATGGCATCGGCCATGTCCAGCCATGCAAAAAAACAACAGGAACTCCTTCATTATTTTATTGAACATCAAGAACCAATTCCGTTAAAAGAATTGCTTGAATTGATAAACACATCAAGCGGTACCGTCAAATCCCTAGTGTCAAAAGGTGCCTTGGCGGAAATGGACCAAGAAATATACCGTGATCCATATGAAAACCGTGTGTTCGAAAAATCCACTCCCTTTACACTAACAGCTGAACAAGCAGCTGCCTTGAAGCCCATCCACGAGAAAATTCATCATGATGAACATGATGTCTTCCTTTTATATGGTGTAACCGGCAGCGGGAAAACGGAAGTGTATCTACAGGCAATTGCCTCTGTCATCGAAAAAGGGAAGGAAGCCATCATGCTTGTACCTGAAATCTCTTTAACGCCACAGACGGTGAAAAGGTTTAAGGAACGATTTGGGGAGCAGGTAGCTGTCATGCATAGTGGTTTATCCGTAGGTGAAAAATATGATGAATGGCGAAAAATTCATCGTAAAGAAGTAAAAGTGGTGGTTGGCGCGCGTTCAGCCGTGTTTGCTCCTTTTGAAAACCTGGGACTGGTCATCATTGATGAAGAGCATGAATCCAGTTATAAGCAAGAAGAAACGCCAAGGTACCACGCCAGGGACGTCGCCATTGAAAGAGCAAAATCATATAGGTGTCCGGTTATTCTTGGCAGCGCCACACCTACACTTGAATCTTTTGCGCGAGCCAAGAAAAACGTCTATAAATTATTGACCCTTAGCCAGAGGATGAATAAAAATGTGTTGCCAGCAGTGGATATTGTAGATATGAGGGAAGAACTAAGAACGGGAAATCGTTCCATGTTTTCGGAGCTGCTCTTTACCAAGCTGAAAGACCGGCTTGAGAAGGGGGAGCAAACAGTTCTGATGCTAAATAAAAGGGGGCATTCTTCCTTTGTGATGTGCCGAAGCTGCGGATTGGTCATCAACTGCCCTAATTGTGACATTTCACTTACATATCATCGCTTTAATGATATAATGAAATGCCATTATTGCGGTTTTGAAGAAGGGATGCCTTCCGTTTGCCCTGAATGTGAAAGTGAACATATAAGGTTCTTCGGTACAGGAACTCAAAAGGTTGAAGAAGAGCTTGCAAAAATCCTCCCTGAAGCACGGGTAATACGAATGGATGTTGACACGACGAGTAAGAAGGGTTCACATGAGCGGTTGCTGAATGCCTTTGGTGAAGGGAAGGCCGATATATTGTTAGGCACCCAAATGATAGCCAAGGGCCTTGATTTTCCTAATATCACCCTTGTTGGAGTCCTTTCAGCTGATACGATGCTACATCTGCCTGATTTCCGTTCTTCGGAAAAAACATTCCAGCTGCTGACACAAGTCAGCGGAAGGGCGGGACGTCATCAGCTTCCGGGAGAAGTGGTCATCCAAACCTATACGCCTGAGCACTACAGCATCGAGCTTTCTGCGTTACAGGATTATGATGCTTTTTATGAACGGGAGATGCATCTAAGGAGGCAAAGTCATTACCCTCCCTATTATTATGTTGTCCTTATAACCGTTTCACATGAAGACTTAATGAAGACGGTGAGTGTTACTGAGAAAATTACCAATTATTTAGGCTCACGATTGAATCGGGATTCTATCGTACTAGGTCCGGTTGCTTCGCCCATTAGTCGAATCAACAATAGATATCGCTATCAATGTCTGATAAAATACAAACGAGAGCCGGACCTGAATCAGCATTTACGAACACTTTTGGAGCATTACCAAAAAGAAACCGCTCAGAATCATCTGCAGATTTCAATAGATTTAAATCCACAGATCATGATGTAA
- the pyrE gene encoding orotate phosphoribosyltransferase, with product MLNNKIAEHLLEIKAVYLQPNDPFTWASGIQSPIYCDNRLTLSYPEVRNEIAEGLKGLIEEHFPEVELVAGTATAGIPHAAWVSEKLNAPMCYVRSKAKEHGKGNQIEGRAVPGQKVVVVEDLISTGGSVITAVNALKQAGCDVLGVVSIFTYELEKGKEKFDAEGIINHSLSDYSTLIKVANEKGYITAEELEKLKKWRENPADTAWISA from the coding sequence ATGTTAAATAATAAGATAGCTGAACATCTATTGGAAATAAAAGCAGTGTACCTACAGCCGAATGACCCCTTTACTTGGGCATCTGGAATTCAATCACCAATTTATTGTGACAACCGCTTAACCCTTTCATACCCAGAGGTTCGCAATGAAATAGCGGAAGGATTGAAAGGATTGATTGAAGAGCATTTCCCTGAGGTTGAACTGGTTGCAGGCACAGCAACTGCCGGCATTCCGCATGCAGCTTGGGTGAGTGAAAAATTAAATGCACCGATGTGCTATGTTCGATCCAAAGCCAAGGAGCACGGAAAGGGCAATCAAATCGAAGGCCGCGCAGTTCCAGGACAAAAAGTGGTGGTTGTGGAAGACTTGATATCAACCGGCGGAAGTGTGATTACTGCTGTTAACGCGCTGAAACAAGCTGGTTGTGATGTTCTAGGAGTCGTTTCGATCTTTACTTACGAATTGGAAAAGGGAAAAGAAAAGTTCGATGCTGAGGGCATTATTAACCATTCGTTGAGTGACTACTCAACTTTGATAAAAGTCGCTAATGAAAAAGGGTACATCACAGCAGAAGAATTGGAAAAGCTAAAAAAATGGCGGGAAAATCCGGCTGATACTGCTTGGATTTCAGCATGA
- the rpoZ gene encoding DNA-directed RNA polymerase subunit omega, with the protein MLYPSIDSLLLKIDSKYSLVSVAAKRAREMQIKENCLITKPVSHKSVGRALEEIHSGKLTYDNSYEEN; encoded by the coding sequence ATGTTATATCCATCAATTGATTCTCTATTACTTAAAATCGATTCAAAATACTCACTTGTATCAGTGGCAGCTAAACGTGCCAGGGAAATGCAAATTAAAGAAAATTGCCTCATAACTAAACCGGTTTCCCATAAGTCAGTAGGTCGTGCCCTTGAAGAAATTCATTCCGGTAAATTGACTTACGATAATTCTTACGAGGAAAACTAA
- the gmk gene encoding guanylate kinase, whose protein sequence is MREKGLLIVLSGPSGVGKGTVRKAIFSQPGTAFEYSISMTTRLPRHGEVDGVDYFFKKREEFEALIEEGKLLEYAEFVGNYYGTPVDYVRETIDSGKDVFLEIEVQGAKQVREKFPEGLFIFLAPPSLTELESRIVTRGTETEEAIKGRMKVAKEEIELMDLYDYVVENDHVDAACARINAIVIAEHCRRERVAVLYKKMLEAE, encoded by the coding sequence ATGAGAGAAAAAGGTTTATTAATCGTTTTGTCCGGTCCATCCGGTGTTGGTAAAGGAACTGTAAGGAAGGCAATTTTTTCTCAGCCAGGAACGGCATTCGAATATTCAATTTCAATGACGACACGGCTGCCTCGCCATGGTGAAGTGGACGGAGTGGACTATTTCTTCAAAAAACGCGAGGAATTCGAAGCACTGATCGAAGAAGGCAAATTGCTGGAATATGCTGAGTTCGTCGGTAATTATTATGGAACACCCGTGGATTATGTCCGTGAAACAATCGATTCCGGAAAAGATGTATTTCTGGAAATAGAAGTTCAAGGTGCTAAACAGGTCCGGGAGAAATTCCCTGAAGGACTTTTCATTTTCCTTGCTCCTCCGAGTTTAACCGAACTCGAAAGCCGTATCGTTACTCGCGGAACCGAGACGGAGGAAGCGATAAAAGGACGGATGAAAGTGGCCAAGGAAGAAATAGAACTTATGGATCTGTATGATTATGTTGTTGAAAATGATCATGTGGATGCCGCATGTGCTAGAATTAATGCAATTGTAATTGCCGAGCATTGCCGTCGGGAAAGAGTTGCTGTTTTATATAAAAAAATGTTGGAGGCGGAATAA